Genomic DNA from Haloarcula marina:
GGTCGAAACCGAAGCGCCTCTACCTCGGCCGGGTCCACGCGGACTTCTTCGAACGCGTCGAAGACGAACTCGACTTAGACCCGAAGCGGGACCCGCTGTACGGCGAGTTCCGCCGCGACCCCGACGTCATCTGCTTCGAGTACGCCGACCAGATTCCCGAGGAGTTCGAGGTCGACTGGGACAAGATGCTGGATAAGACGCTGAAGGGCCCCATCGCTCGGATTCTCGAAGCGCTGGATATCTCGTGGGACGAGGTCAAGTCCGGACAGGAACAGACCGGACTCGGCCAGTACATGTAATCCACCGCCGACACCGATTTCCGGGTACGGAAAATATTGTTTCCATACCCTAAACACGTTTTCGTCGCAATGCGAAAGGTTGATGGGTCGAACGGACCTTATTTCGGTTGACCTAAGAGACACTATGGCAGTACTCGAAATTAACAATCTCCACGCGGAAGTCGCAGAAGAGGACGGTGAGACAATCCTTCAAGGTGTGAACCTCGAAGTCGAATCCGGCGAGATTCACGCCCTGATGGGCCCCAACGGCTCCGGGAAGTCGACGACGGCGAAGATTATCGCTGGCCACCCGGCCTACAAAGTCACCGACGGCGAAGTCCTCATTCACCTCGAAGACGACGAGTTCGGCGAGGACTTCGAGATTCCCGAAGACCTCCGCACGTGGAATCTGCTGGACCTCGAACCGAACGAGCGCGCGGCGCTCGGTATCTTCCTCGGCTTCCAGTATCCGGCCGAAATCGAGGGCGTCACCATGGTGAACTTCCTGCGAACGGCGCTCAACGCCAAACTCGAAGAGCGCGAGGAACTCTTCGAGGACGAAGACGAGGAGGCCGAGTCCGAGGGCGGCGACACCAACGAGGACGCCGCTGGCTACGACACCTCCCCGATGGAGGGCAACGTCGAGGAAGGCGAAATCGGCGTCGCCGAGTTCCAGGAAATCCTGCAGGAGAAGATGGAGCAACTCGACATGGACGAGCGCTTCGCCTCCCGCTACCTCAACGCTGGCTTCTCCGGTGGGGAGAAAAAGCAGAACGAGGTCCTCCAGGCCGCCATCCTCGAACCGTCCATCGCCGTGCTGGACGAAATCGACTCCGGGCTGGACATCGACCGACTGCAGGACGTCTCCAACGGCATCAACGCGCTCCGCGACGAGCAGGGCGCGGGCATCCTCCAGATCACCCACTACCAGCGCATCCTCGACTACGTCGAACCCGACCACGTCCACGTGATGCTCGACGGCCAAATCGCCAAGTCCGGCGGTCCGGAACTGGCCGAGCAACTCGAAGACGAGGGGTACGACTGGGTCCGCGAGGAAGCCTACGAGGCCGCATAACACCCATCACTCTCCACCACTAACACCCAATCATGAGCTCAGACCAAGACCACCTCAAAGAAACCGACACCGAAGCCCGCTTCGAGTTCAAGAAGGAGGAGAAATCCGCCTTCGAAGCCGAGAAGGGCCTCACCGAGGAGACCGTACGGGTCATCTCGGAAGACAAGGACGAACCCGAATGGATGCTCCAGCGCCGCCTGCGCGCGCTGAAGCAGTTCCAGGAGATGCCGATGCCCGAGGGCTGGCCGGGTGCGCCCGACCTCTCGGAAGTCGACATCGAGGACATCGTCCCGTACATCCGCCCGGACATCGAGACACGCGGCGGCGCAGAATCGTGGGAAGACCTCCCCGAGGAGATTCAGGACACGTTCGACAAACTGGGCATCCCGGAAGCCGAGAAGAACGCCCTCTCCGGCGTCGGCGCGCAGTACGAGTCCGAAATCGTCTACCAGAACATGCAGGAGCGCTGGGAGGAGAAAGGCGTCATCTTCTGTGACATGGACAAGGCCGTCCAGGAGCACGAAGACCTCGTCAAAGAGCACTTCATGACGAAGTGCGTCCCCCCGAGCGACAACAAGTTCGCCGCGCTCCACGGCGCGGTGTGGTCCGGCGGGTCGTTCGTCTACATCCCCGAGGACACCACCGTCGAGATGCCGGTACAGGCGTACTTCCGCATGAACAGCGAGGGGATGGGCCAGTTCGAGCACACGCTCATCATCGCCGAGGACAACTCCGAGGTCCACTACATCGAGGGCTGTTCCGCTCCGAAGTACTCGGCGTTCAATCTCCACTCCGGCGGCGTCGAAGTGTTCGTCGGCGAGAACGCCCACGTCCAGTACTCCACGGTCCAGAACTGGTCGAAGAACACCTACAACCTCAACACCAAGCGCGCCATCTGCGAGGCCGACGGCACGATGGAGTGGGTCTCGGGCAGCATGGGCTCGAAGGCCACGATGCTGTACCCCTCCACCGTCCTCAAGGGCCCCGGCGCGACGGACAACCACATCACCATCGCCATGGCCGGCGAGGGTCAGGACATCGACACCGGCGCGAAGGTGTACCACAAC
This window encodes:
- a CDS encoding ABC transporter ATP-binding protein, encoding MAVLEINNLHAEVAEEDGETILQGVNLEVESGEIHALMGPNGSGKSTTAKIIAGHPAYKVTDGEVLIHLEDDEFGEDFEIPEDLRTWNLLDLEPNERAALGIFLGFQYPAEIEGVTMVNFLRTALNAKLEEREELFEDEDEEAESEGGDTNEDAAGYDTSPMEGNVEEGEIGVAEFQEILQEKMEQLDMDERFASRYLNAGFSGGEKKQNEVLQAAILEPSIAVLDEIDSGLDIDRLQDVSNGINALRDEQGAGILQITHYQRILDYVEPDHVHVMLDGQIAKSGGPELAEQLEDEGYDWVREEAYEAA
- the sufB gene encoding Fe-S cluster assembly protein SufB, with product MSSDQDHLKETDTEARFEFKKEEKSAFEAEKGLTEETVRVISEDKDEPEWMLQRRLRALKQFQEMPMPEGWPGAPDLSEVDIEDIVPYIRPDIETRGGAESWEDLPEEIQDTFDKLGIPEAEKNALSGVGAQYESEIVYQNMQERWEEKGVIFCDMDKAVQEHEDLVKEHFMTKCVPPSDNKFAALHGAVWSGGSFVYIPEDTTVEMPVQAYFRMNSEGMGQFEHTLIIAEDNSEVHYIEGCSAPKYSAFNLHSGGVEVFVGENAHVQYSTVQNWSKNTYNLNTKRAICEADGTMEWVSGSMGSKATMLYPSTVLKGPGATDNHITIAMAGEGQDIDTGAKVYHNAPETKSTIESKSIAKDGGRTNYRGLVHIADGAENSSTSVECDALMFDNESTSDTMPYMEIQESKVDVAHEATVGKIGDEDVFYLQSRGLDDDDAKQMIVAGFIEPITEELPIEYAVELNRLIELEMEGSLG